The DNA region GGCCCCTTGTTGACGTATGCATCCGCGGTCACCGTCACAAGGAGGACATCGCCTTCTTTTTTCGCGCGTTGCAGATAGCGAATATGTCCGGTATGCATGAGGTCGAAGGTGCCATGACATAGAACGACACGTTTACCCTGCTCCCTGAATTCGTGGGATTGGCCTGCGAGTTCATCTAGGCTGAGAATCTTTCTACTCGACATACCGTATCAACCCACCAGACCTGCCCCGAACCTGTCGGAGAGATTGTGCAACAAGAACTGATGACCGACTTCCACCAATCCATAATCCGCCGAATTGATCCAGAGATTCAGATCACCGAGAAAGCGGAGCGGGTTGTCCTGCGCAAACCCACTGAAGGTCACAACGTAACCTCCCGCAATGGTCGCCTCCGTCACGGCATTCCTGATATTCATGGACTTCCCCGAACTACTGATGGCAATCACCACATCACCCGCTTTGACCAGTTGCTTGACCATTCGCCCGAGTGCGTTCTCGTACCCGAAATCATTCGACATGCAGGTCATCAGAGAACTTTCGTGCAACGTTGTCGCTCTCAACTTGGCAACGTTGAAGAAGTCGGTGACGGCATGGCTCGCCACGGCGGCGCTTCCTCCATTACCGATCACATAGAGATGCCCCCCATCATTACGGAGTTGATTCAATCGGCGCCAGAGATCCTCCATTCCCGCTTCAAGGAACAGAGCCGACCCATCCCTGTGGGTTACTTCACAACGAGTGATGAGATCAGAAAATTCAACCACCCGAGCAGCAAGAGCAATCTCTTGGATCACTATTCTTCTCCTTAGACACCCAAGTGCTGAAACCACGCTTGGGTTGCCTGGCTGATACTTGAAGGATCCCATACTGGCGCATCCTTCCAGTCGTTGATATTCCTCAACATCATTTCCACCCCGGCTTCAAACGTAACCTTCGCCTTCCAGCTCAGGAGGGTTTCAATTTTTTCGACGGATGCAAACGTGCAATCAGGTTCACCCGGACGCTTGGGGATATGCACGACCGATCCTCCCAAGAGTTCGACCAAACGATTGACGCTGTAGTGATTGCCGCTGCCCACGTTCATCGCGACACCCGTGACCGAGGACTCAGCCGCGGCAAGAAACGCGCCGGCAACGTCCGTCACGTAGGTGAAGTCACGGGTTTGCTTGCCATCGCCGACGACGGTATAGGGATGCCCGTTTAGCTTCTGTGCCAGAAATACACCGAAGACGGCCCCATAGGCCCCGCTTGTTCGAGAACGTGTTCCGTAGACATTGAAGAGCCGCAATGAAAGCGCGGGAAGTTTATAGACCTGAGCCCAATGCAGTACCAGCTCCTCGCCCAGATACTTCGTCAGCGCATAGGGATATTGCGGTTTGATCGGAGATGATTCTGGCGTCGGATAGATATCCGGAATACCGTAGCTTGACGAGGAGGCTGCGTAGACGAACCGCCTTGCACCGCACATCCGCGCACACTCAAGCACATTGAACGTGCCGGTGACGTTCGTGCTGTAATACTGTGCCGGCATTTCGATTGAGGGGACGATATCCGCAAGCCCCGCAAGGTGAAAAACCCAGTCCACTTCTCGAAAAGCCGGCTGCAAAGACGGGAGATCGCGAATGTCCGCCTGAACGAAGGTACAGCGTGGATTGCTGGTCGCAGCTTTCAGATTGCTCATCCGACCGGATGTGAGGTTATCCACAACGATGACATCATGCCCCTTGTGGAGCAAAAGTTCGGATAAATGACTTCCTATGAATCCTGCCCCTCCCGTGACCACACACTTCATACTTCGTTGTTCCTCATGAATGACTGGCGTAGCCGCATGGCTCAAATGAAATTAACGTGCTCGATTTTCTCTTCTCGCAGAGTGAATAAATATCGATTCACCTCATCCATCCGGCAATTCTTGCGACAGTCTTTAATATTCAATTCATGCCGCACATAATGAAAATTGGCTTTCCGTTCAGGGCCTTCCCAAATCGACTGAAACGTCCGCTCGTTAATGTTTCCATACGCGAAACGCTCATCGAGCAGATACGCACTACAGCCGTACACCGCGCCATCGGCCATGATATACGCCCAAAAGAACGGAGTGGCATTGCATTTGGTATAGCGCTCACTCTCATCTTGAGTGTATTTCCTCATCGTATTTTCCCGAAACACCACATGGAAGCTCTCGGTATTGAGAATCCGAAGCGCATCGGCCAGCGCCAGATAGTTGCTGTAGTTGATATCCTCGTACATGTGCGTCTCACTGAACAAGTGCTGAGAATATGGCTTGACAACAAGATAATCAAGACCGATTTCATCTCGGCAAATCTTCGCAAGGAGCTCCATCTCGTGTGCATTCTCGGGCAACAAAATCGCTTGTGCTCCCAACGCACACCGCAATCCGGCCCGTCTCTTGGCTAAGACCGCATGCTTAAGATTGGCGATTACTCGATCGAAGTCTCGCTCTTTGGTGCAATGAATCTTGGCATAATTCGCTGCCGTCCCCGCATTCAGCGACGTCTTGATCCACGAAGTCAGCGGAAGAGACCGCTCGATGAACGCCTCGTTCAGCGCCGTGGCATTGGTCGTAAACGAGATATCGATACCGGCAGTGCTGGTGGCACTGACGAGCTCATTGATGTTCCGATGAAGGAGCGGCTCGCCTTCCCCGGCAAACATGATGCTCTTGACTCCCAAACGCCCCATTTCAGCAACGCGCTCTGAGAACATCTCGACATCCAGCATTCGACTTTTGTAACCGATGTAATCAACGGCGCAGAACGTACATCGATGGTTACAGGCACCCACAGGGGACACCTCGATATAAATTGGGTAGACAGCCTTTGCCCTTTCCCAATCATCGCCTGCATCCAAAAACTGCGTGACACGTTGCGGATGATAGATAAGTTTATGGCTATCAATTCCAAATTTATCCATTTTAGCGCCCTTTTTATTAAGTACACCACAAGCGACACGTGGGAATTATACAAACCATCATTCCCCAATCCCAACTCTGCAGACTGAACTTTATCCACTTCTGTAAACGAATGGTGGGACTCTACCAAATCAGACCCCATTGGGCAAACAAGCCGAAGACTTGCTCCCCTTATCTCCAAAGGACATCCCTGATATATTCACAATTTCAGAAGGTGCTTACCACACGCCGTGTATCTTGATCGGCAACTGTTCAAAATATCGGATTACCGAAACTGTGCGAATGAGGCACTATCGCCATCAAATGCCCCGCCTGTACTATAAAGGCTTGGCCACCTTGGCACTACGACAACCACACTTCACGACACCTAAGAAAGTCTGATTATATAATTTGGAGCTTAAAACGAAACTAGTTGAATCTCCAGTATTGTGAGATGAGGGCAAGCAAAAGCAGGATTACCCAGACCGGCTTTAGACTGAAGCACCTGGAGCAGATACAGCTGCACCGGTTGAGATCTTCACAATGAGTACCGATACCGCTCATCGTTTGTTCTCGCTGTCTTGCGCAATCTTCGTAGACGAGACAAAACCACGTCGCATCAATTCGTCGATTACCCGTCTCGCACAGATCTCAAGAGATTCGGCTCCCGTCCTGACAATAAGTTCAGGTGTTTCCGGCGCTTCATAGGGAGAACCGATTCCGGTGAATTGGGAGATTTGTCCGGCTCTGGCCTTTTTGTATATACCTTTCACATCGCGTGATTCGCAAATTGTGATAGGTGCATCGCAATAAATCTCGATAAAGTCTCCTTGCGCAACCATGCCGCGCACCCGTGCTCGGTCGGCACAGTACGGCGAGATGAATGCGGTGAGAACGATCACTCCCGCTTCCATAAACAGCTTCGCCACTTCCCCAATGCGTCGGATATTTTCATGGCGGTCGTGAGGTGAAAATCCCAAATCACCACAAAGCCCATGGCGCACATTATCTCCATCAAGCACAAACGTTTGGCACCCAGCTTGATGGAGGATCGCTTCGACCGCGTGTGCCAACGTCGATTTCCCTGCCCCCGACAACCCGGTAAACCAGATAATTCCACCACGATGGCCGTTTTGCGCTTCTCGGAGTGTGCGTGTCACTGTGGCATAGTGCCAGACAACATCTGATGATGTTGGGTGAGAGGACCTACCGCTCATGAACGAATATTCCAGCAGGATTTGAGAACCGCACGTGACCTATCTAGGCAACGACACTTGAACTCTTTGCGATCGCTAGATGAAACGCGGCAACGGGTTAGGCATTCAATCAATCACATTCCCGTGATCGCTCGTAAAAGATATTGCCCATACCCACTGTTAATCAATGGTTGTGCA from Candidatus Nitrospira nitrosa includes:
- a CDS encoding SIS domain-containing protein, which produces MIQEIALAARVVEFSDLITRCEVTHRDGSALFLEAGMEDLWRRLNQLRNDGGHLYVIGNGGSAAVASHAVTDFFNVAKLRATTLHESSLMTCMSNDFGYENALGRMVKQLVKAGDVVIAISSSGKSMNIRNAVTEATIAGGYVVTFSGFAQDNPLRFLGDLNLWINSADYGLVEVGHQFLLHNLSDRFGAGLVG
- a CDS encoding SDR family oxidoreductase, producing the protein MKCVVTGGAGFIGSHLSELLLHKGHDVIVVDNLTSGRMSNLKAATSNPRCTFVQADIRDLPSLQPAFREVDWVFHLAGLADIVPSIEMPAQYYSTNVTGTFNVLECARMCGARRFVYAASSSSYGIPDIYPTPESSPIKPQYPYALTKYLGEELVLHWAQVYKLPALSLRLFNVYGTRSRTSGAYGAVFGVFLAQKLNGHPYTVVGDGKQTRDFTYVTDVAGAFLAAAESSVTGVAMNVGSGNHYSVNRLVELLGGSVVHIPKRPGEPDCTFASVEKIETLLSWKAKVTFEAGVEMMLRNINDWKDAPVWDPSSISQATQAWFQHLGV
- a CDS encoding radical SAM protein; amino-acid sequence: MDKFGIDSHKLIYHPQRVTQFLDAGDDWERAKAVYPIYIEVSPVGACNHRCTFCAVDYIGYKSRMLDVEMFSERVAEMGRLGVKSIMFAGEGEPLLHRNINELVSATSTAGIDISFTTNATALNEAFIERSLPLTSWIKTSLNAGTAANYAKIHCTKERDFDRVIANLKHAVLAKRRAGLRCALGAQAILLPENAHEMELLAKICRDEIGLDYLVVKPYSQHLFSETHMYEDINYSNYLALADALRILNTESFHVVFRENTMRKYTQDESERYTKCNATPFFWAYIMADGAVYGCSAYLLDERFAYGNINERTFQSIWEGPERKANFHYVRHELNIKDCRKNCRMDEVNRYLFTLREEKIEHVNFI
- the cysC gene encoding adenylyl-sulfate kinase — translated: MSGRSSHPTSSDVVWHYATVTRTLREAQNGHRGGIIWFTGLSGAGKSTLAHAVEAILHQAGCQTFVLDGDNVRHGLCGDLGFSPHDRHENIRRIGEVAKLFMEAGVIVLTAFISPYCADRARVRGMVAQGDFIEIYCDAPITICESRDVKGIYKKARAGQISQFTGIGSPYEAPETPELIVRTGAESLEICARRVIDELMRRGFVSSTKIAQDSENKR